The DNA window CGCCGCCGTCGACCTCAAGACGTCGTCGTTGAACCTCAAGGACTTCCTGACCCACGTCTTCCCGCGCAACATCTTCGAGGCGATGGCGGGTAACGAGATCCTGCAGATCGTCGTGTTCTCGGTGTTCTTCGGCCTGGCGCTCGGCAACGTTCGCCACATCAAGGCGGCCGACACGCTGGCCACCACCATCGAAGGCGCCGTGCCGGTGATGCTCAAGGTAACCGGCTACGTCATGCTGTTTGCCCCGATCGGCGTGTTCGCGGCCATCGCCAATGTCGTCACCACACAGGGCCTCGGCGTGCTGATGGTCTATGGCAAGGTCATGGGCGGCTTCTACTTCGCGCTGTTGGTCCTTTGGGCGGTGCTGATCGGCCTTGCCTACATGGTGCTGAAGAACAAGGTGTTCCCGCTGCTCAGCGCCGTTCGCGACCCGATGATCCTCGGGTTCTCGACCGCGTCCAGCGAGGCTGCCTATCCGCGCGTCATGGAAGCGCTGCGGCGGCTTGGCATTTCCGAGCGCGTCATCGGCTTCGTGCTACCGCTCGGCTATTCGTTCAACCTCGACGGCTCGATGATCTACACCACCTTCGCCGCCCTGTTCGTGGCGCAGGCCTATAACATCCCGATGGATCTCGGCACCCAGATCACCATGCTTCTGGTGCTCATGGTGTCGTCGAAGGGCATCGCCGGCGTACCGCGTTCGGCGCTCGTCGTCGTTGCCGCGGTGATGCCGATGTTCAATCTGCCGGAAGCCGGCGTGCTCTTGATCATGGGCATCGACGTGTTCCTCGACATGGGCCGCACCGCCACCAACGTGCTCGGCAATTCGATCGCCACGGCCGTCATCGCCAAGTGGGAGAATGCCTACGACGAGCAGGACAGCGGTGTGGAAATCGAGGCGGATACCGCCCCGGAAGCCGCCTGACGCACCGATGCGCCGCCTGTCGCAAGGCGGGCGGCGCATTCCGCCGACAAGCGCCGGCGCCGAGCCGGATCGCTTTAGGCGATGCGGGTCCTTCGTCGGCGCATCTGGACAAGCGGGCTGGCGGGTGCCAAGCAGAGATCGTCGCTCAGACGGAGCCGGCCGGAGGCCTTGCGGCCCATGACCCAACGCCACGCGCAGCGATCGCTCGCCCTCGTGCTGCCCGCCATCCTCGCACTGGCGCTGGCACTGAGCTTTGTCGGCTTCAAGGTCAGCGAGGGCACGAGCATTGACCATCTTGTGGAACGCGGGCGTCAGCGCCTCGACCTCTACGAGACCAGCCTGGAGCGGGAGATCGACAAATATGCCTTCTTCCCGGCAACGCTCGGCCTTGAGCGCGATGTCGTCGACCTGCTCGTCAACGGCGGCGAAGAACTGACGCAGCGGATCAACCGCTATCTCGCCGAACTCAACAAGCGCGCCGGCTCGCTATCCATCTATGTGCTCGATTCGCGCGGACACGTCATCGCTACCAGCAATTGGGACCAACCGGACAGCTTCATCGGCGAGGATCTGTCCTACCGGCCGTATTTCCATGATGCCATGGTCAAGCGGACGGGGCGCTTCTTCGGCATCGGCACGACGCGTGGCGAACCGGGTTATTATCTATCCTCGCCGATATTCGTCGACGACCACTCGGTGGGGGTGGCGGTCGTCAAGGTGAGTCTCGAGCAGCTCGAGCAGTCCTGGTCGACCGTCGAAGCGCCGGTGCTGGTCACCGACGAGAACGGCGTCGTCATTCTCGCCTCGGTCCCCTCCTGGAAGTTTACGACGCTGGTGCCACTCACCCAAGAGCGACGCGGGGAACTTGCGCAGTCCCTGCATTACAACGCTCGTCCGTTGCCGCCGCTCGGCCTGCGGTCGCAGGGCGCTGTCGAGTTTGACAAGGCCGAGATCGTTCAGCTCGTCCGACCTGATATCGAAGCTTCGCAGACCTTCCCTGTCTCCGGCCTGTTCCTGTCGCAGTCGGAGCCGCTCCGAGGTACCGACTGGCGCCTGACCGTGCTCTCGCCGTTCGGCGACCTGCGCACCATGGCATGGCTGAATGCCGCGCTCGCCGCGGCCGCCGGCGTCATCCTGTGCATCGCCGTGATCGCCCTCTATCTGCGACGCGTCCGCCTATGGGAAAGGTTGCGCGCCCGCGAGGCTTTGCAGCGAGCCCATGACGAATTGGAGCGCAAGGTCGAGGAGCGTACGCGTACGCTAAAGGAGGCGCAGGACGAACTGGTGCATGCCGGGAAACTCGCGGTCATCGGCCAAATGTCGGCGGGCCTTGCCCACGAGCTCAACCAGCCGCTCGCCGCTTTGCACACGCTGTCCGACAATACCGTGAAATTCATGCAGCGCGGTCTTCTTGAAGAGGCGGAGAGCAATCTCACGCTGATCTCCGAACTCGTGACCCACATGGGCACGCTGACCAGTCAGCTCAAGTCGTTCGCGCGCAAATCGACCGGCGCGCCGCGCCCCGTCGAGGTCCGGCCCTCACTGGAGAACGCCCTGTTCTTCCTTGACCGCCGCCTGTCACAGCGCTCCATCCGACCAGAGATCGACATCGATTCCGGCGATCTTGCCGTCCTCGCCGATCCCAATCGGCTCGAGCAGATCCTGGTCAACGTCCTCGCCAACGCCATCGATGCGGTCGATGGGGTCGAGGCGCCGCGCCTTAGTCTTTCGGCCCGCCGCGACGGCGATCGGGTACGCATCGAAGTGCGCGACAACGGACCAGGATTTAGCGAGAGCGTGCGCACCCGGCTGTTCGAACCCTTCTTCACGACCAAGGATTCGGGGGGAGGCCTCGGGCTGGGGCTTGCCATCTCCGCCGGTATTGCCAGAGACTTCGGTGGCTCGCTGTCGGCCGTCAACCTCGACCATGGCGGCGCGCTTTTTGTGCTCGACCTGCCGTATGCGGCCGCTTCGGAGATCATCGATGCCTGACACGTTCAAGGTCTTGATCGTCGAGGACGACCCCAATGTCAGGCGCGGTTGCCAGCAGGCGCTGGTGCTGGAGGGGATTGTCGCCGATGCCGTCGATAGCGCCGAGAATGCCTGGCGCTACATCGCCGACAACGCGCCGGCGGTGGTGATTTCCGATATTCGCCTGCCCGGCATGGACGGCATGGCGTTGATGGCGCGCATCCGCGCCTTCGATGCCGACCTTCCGGTTGTACTGATGACCGGGCATGGTGACATCTCGCTTGCCGTGCAGGCCATGAAAGAAGGAGCGCAGGACTTCATCGAGAAGCCGTTCTCTTCGATCCATCTCGTTGAGGTCACGCGCCGCGCGCTTGAGAAACGGCGTCTGGTGCACGAAGTCCGGGAACTGCGCAACCAGCTCAAGAATGGTCAGAACCTGGAGACCCGAATCATCGGCAAGTCTCCGCAGATCCAGATGGTGCGGCGACGCATCATTGATCTCGGCCAGGCCTCCGCCGACGTGCTGATCACCGGCGAAACTGGAACGGGCAAGGAACTTGTTGCCCAATGCCTGCACGATTCCAGTCCGCGCCGGAACGGCAACTTCGTAGCGCTCAACTGCGGCGGGATGCCGGAGAACCTGATCGATAGCGAGATCTTCGGCCACGAGGTCGGTGCCTTTACCGGTGCCGCCAAGAAGCGCATCGGCAAGATCGAGCACGCCAATGGCGGTACGCTGTTTCTCGACGAGATCGAGAGCATGCCGATGGCCATGCAGATCAAGCTGCTGCGCGTGCTTCAGGAGCGGACAATCGAACGACTGGGCTCCAATCAGATCATAGAGATCAACTGTCGGGTGATTGCCGCCGCCAAGGCGGACCTGCGCGAGCTTTCCGACCAGGGGCGCTTCCGCCCCGACCTCTACTACCGCCTCAATGTTGCAACCCTACGCCTGCCGCCATTGCGCGAACGGCGCGACGATATCGGCCTGCTCTTCGAGCATTTCGCCCATCAGGCAGCGGCACGCTACGGACGGCCAGTCCCTCGCGTCGACAGCGAGAAGCTGCAGGCGCTGATGGCCTACCAATGGCCAGGCAATGTGCGCGAACTGAAGAACGCCGCTGATCGCTGGGTGCTCGGCGACGTCGAAGGCTTCCCACTCGACGATCCGGACGGCGAAAACCGCAGGTCGCTGACGGAAACGCTGGAGGTGTTCGAGCGGCGGCTGATTTCCGAAGCGCTCCGCCGCAACGGCATGTCCCTGTCCCGCGCCGCCGAGGATCTGAAAATGGCCAAGACCACGCTGCACGACCGTATCAAGAAATACAAACTCTCGGTGCGCTGACGCGGTCCTCTTGCGAAAAACATCATTGAAATCACCGGTGACCGGGCTATGCATAAGCGGCGCAATTGAACCCCCGAGCCCAACGTGAAGCCGCGCACGACAATCCGTGATGTTGCCAGCAAAGCCGGCGTGTCCGTTGGAACGGTTTCGCGGGTCGTCAACGGCCATCCATCGGTCACCGAAGCCAAGAAGCGCATCGTCCTGCAAGTTATCGCCGAACTGGGCTTCCAGCCGGACGCCGCCGCGCAAAGCCTGAGGCGAGGCACCAACCGCACGCTCGGCGTGATCATCCCCGACCTGCGCAACCCTTTCTTTGCCGAGCTCATGCAGCGCATCGAACTGAGGGCCAAGGAGAGCGGTTATAGCGTATTGTTCGCCAGTTCCGACGAGCAGGCCGATAGCGAGGCAGAGCTGATCGCCAACCTTGCACGCCGCAAGGTCGAAGGCGTGGTCGTGGTGCCAAGCAATCGCGCCGAGACGATCGCCAATCCCGATGGCGTGCGCCTCGTTATTGTCGACCGCAGGATTGCCGGTCACCCCTTTGTCGGCGCCGACCACAGGGCCGGAGCGAGGATGGCGGCGAAATATCTGGTGTCGCTCGGTCACCGGCGCATCGCCTGCATATCGGGACCAGAGAATTCCTTTGTCGCCCGCGAGCGTCTCGCCGGCTTCATGGACGTCATGGCCGCCCGCTTCACCGAAATCGGACTTGACCCCACCTCTTGCGTCATCTCCGCGCCCTTCGATTACGAAGGCGGGCGTCAAGCGGCAGAAACGCTACTCGCCGAGGAAGGCCTGAAGCCGACGGCGGTATTCGCCTGCTCGGACCAGCAGGCTATCGGCGTGTTGCGCGCCGCCTTCGACCGGCGCCTCGCCATACCGGACCAGCTTTCGGTCGTTGGCTTCGATGGCATCCTGATCTCGGACCTGGTGGCGCCACGCCTGACAACGGCCGCCCAACCTCTTGCCTTGATCGCCAACTGCGCCACCGACCTGTTGATCGGTGGGAAACAACTCGATGGCGCCGCCAGTCACATCTTTCCTTGTGCGATGGTACTGCGCGAAACTTGCGCGCCGCTGCTCTAGGCGGCGAACCGTGCCAGCGGGCCTGACAAGCCACTGATAATACTTGCTTATCTCGCCCCACCTCGTCCTTTGGTCGTATTGCTGTCTCTCGCCTTGATGCCGCTATGCTATACTGATAGCGTCATTTGGAAACGTTTCATCGGGCCGGTACATTGGGTCCGGCTCAACGAAAACGTTCGCTTGGGAGGGTAAAATGACTTCATTTTCTTCGGACGGGCGGACTCTATCTGGCGTAAGCCGTCGCCAATTGCTGTTGGCTGGCGCCGCCGGTTCGCTGGTCCTGGTTTCGGGTGGCCTTCCTGTGCTGGCCGCGGGTAAGAAGCCCAAGGTCGGCCTGGTCATGAAGTCGCTTGCCAACGAGTTCTTCAAGCAGATGCAGGCCGGCGCCGAAAAATACGCGGCGGAAAACAAAGACAAGTTCGACTTCAAAGCCGTTGGCATGAAGGACGAGCGTGATTTCGCCGCCCAGGTCGACGCGGTCGAGAATTTCGTCACGCAGAAGTATGACATCATCGTCGTTGCTCCGGCCGATTCCAAGGCCATGGTCACCCCGCTCGCCAAGGCACTGAAAGCCGGCGTCAAGGTCATCAACATCGACGTGGAACTCGACGCCGGTGCAAAGAAAAGCGCGGGCATCGATCTGGCCTTCTTCGGTCCGGACAATCGCGGCGGCGCCAAGCTCGCCGGCGATGCGCTGGCCAAAGCGCTGGGTGCTGGCGGCAAGGTGGTCATCCTCGAGGGCAACCCGGAAGCTGACAACGCCCAGCAGCGCAAGGCTGGCTTCATGGATTCGATCGGCGAGGGCAAGCTCAACCTGCTCGACAGCAAGACAGCCCATTGGGAAACCGAGGAGGCCAACACGCTGATGACCAACTTCCTCACCCAGCATCAGGACATCCAGGGCGTGATGGCCGCTAACGACTCCATGGCGCTTGGCGTCGTCAAGGCGCTGGACGCCGCCGGTCTCGCCGGAAAGATCCTGGTGGTCGGCTTCGACAACATCCCGGCCGTGCAACCGCTGATCAAGGGCGGCAAGATGCTGGCCACTGTCGAGCAGTATGGCGCCAAGATGGCCGCTATGGGCGTCGACTATGGTCTGCGCGAAATGGCCGGCGAGACGTTCACCGGCTGGGTGAAGACCGACATCAAGCTGATCACCGCCGCCGATCTCTGATCGGTCGACGTTGCTTCATCCTCAGATCCGGCACGGGGTAACCTGTGCCGGATCCTCTGCCCCTGCCGCGCCACAGCATTCAGGGTACCTTCTCCCATGACCACAGACTTCAAGGAAACGGCGCCGGTCGCAATTGCGCAGCGCGATCAGACCGATGAGGCCGGACCGATCCTGAGGCTTCAGGGCGTCGGTAAGCGCTTTCCGGGCGTGGTCGCCTTGCGCAACGTCACGTTTGAGATAGAGCGCGGCGAGGGCCACGTGCTGCTCGGCGAAAACGGCGCCGGCAAATCGACGCTCATTAATCTGCTCGGCGGTCTCTTCCCGCCTGATGAAGGAAGTATCTGGTTCAACGGCGCGCCCTATCGTCCGGCCTCGCCGCTCGAAGCGTTTTCCAAAGGCATCCGCGTCGTTCACCAGGAACTCAATCTCCTCTCCAACTTGACTGTGGCCGAAAACCTGCTGTTCGAGCAACTGCCGAGCCGGCGCGGTCTGGTCAATTTCCGCGAAATGAACCGGCGTGCCGCCGAACTTCTGGCAGAAGTTGGCCTCGACATTTCGCCTTCGACGGTGGTGAGCCGGCTTGGCGTCGCGCAGATGCAACTGGTGGAGATCGCCAAGGCGCTCGCCCACGAAAGCAAGTTGCTGGTGCTGGACGAGCCGACGGCGACACTGACCTCCAAGGAGGTCGACCGCCTGTTCGAGATCCTGCATCGCCTCAAGAAACGCAAGGTCACCACGCTCTACATTTCGCACCGTCTGCAAGAGATTTACGAGGTAGGCGACCGTGTCACCGTGCTGCGTGACGGCCAGCACGTGACGACACGTCCGCTTCAAGGCCTCGGTATCCCCGACATCGTGCGTCTGATGGTTGGCCGTACCGTTGAGGATCAAGGCGTGTTCCGCGAGGACATCCAGCCCTCGGGCGAAGCGCTTGCCGTCGACAACCTTCGTTTGACCGAGACGAGCCCGCCGATCAGCTTTTCAGTGCGCAAGGGCGAAATCGTCGGCATTGCCGGCCTGGTCGGCAGCGGCCGGACCGAGGCGGTGCGCGCCATCTTCGGTGCCGACCCCAAGGCAGCCGGCACCATTCGCGTCGGAGGCCGCCCCGTCACCATCGCCTCGCCAAAGGACGCCGTCGCCGCCGGCATCTGCCTGATGACCGAGGATCGCAAGCAGCAGGGCCTGCTGCTCGATATGAGCTGCGCCGAGAACATTACCATTACCGATCTGAAGCGCTTGTCGCGCCGGGGGCTGCTCGACCGCGCCGCCGAGAACGTTGCCTCCGAAAAGCTGGTTGCGAGCTTACGCGTCAAGACACCGACCATCTTCCACAAGGTCGGCACTTTCTCGGGCGGCAACCAGCAGAAGGTGGTGATTGCCAAATGGCTCTATCGTGGCTCAAGCGCGCTGATCTGCGACGAGCCGACGCGCGGTATCGACGTGGGCGCCAAGGCCGAAATCTACGAATTGATGGGGCGTCTCGCCGCCGACGGCAAGGGCATCCTCGTGGTGTCCTCTGATCTGCCGGAGCTGATGTCCATCTGCCATCGCATCCTGGTCTTCTCCAATGGGCGCATCGCCGGCGAGGTGCCGCGCGCCGAGTTCGACCAGAACCGCATTCTCTCGCTTGCCTATGAGGAGTATGGACGTGCCCGAGGGAACTGAAAGCGCCGGCGAGCGCAAGACGGCTACCATGTGGGACAACTTCCTGCGCATCTCGATGCGCGAGGCGGGCGTTGCCATAGCGCTGGTGATCATTGTTGTGTTTTTCTCGGCGACCGCGCCCTATTTCGCGACGCCTGAGAACTTCCTGAAGATCTTCGTGCAAATTGCCATCAACACCGTGCTGGCAGCCGGCATGACCTTCGTCATCCTGACCGGCGGCATCGACCTGTCGGTCGGCTCGGTATTGGCGCTGTGCACGGTGGTGGGCGCCACCATCATGGTTCGCGAGGACCTGTCGCCCTGGGCGTCGATCCCGTTGGCACTCCTTGCCTGCATGGCCACAGGCGCGGCCTGCGGCGCCATCAACGGCTGGGTCTGCGAGAAATGGAAATTGCCGTCGTTCATCGTGACGCTCGGCATGCTCAACGTGGCGAGCGGCCTCGCCCGCGTGGTGTCCGATAACTCCACCATCACCGGCCTGCCGCAGCCCTTCGTCGACTTCGGCAACCAGATCTATTTCGGCGTCCTGCCCTCGATTTTCCTGATTGCGATCGTCGTCATCCTGATCGGCTGGTTCATCCTGCGCTTCACCGTATTCGGCCGCTTCATCTTTGCCATCGGCACCAACGAGGAGGCAGTGCGCCTCTCTGGCCACAATCCGCGCGTCTTCAAGATCGCCGTATTCACGATCAGCGGGCTGACCGCCGGCATTGCCGCCATGGTGTTCCTGCTGCGCCTCAACGTCGGCAGCCCGATTGCCGGCATCGGCTATGAACTCAACGCCATCGCGGCGGTGATCATCGGCGGCACATCGCTATCGGGCGGCAAAGGCTCGATCATCGGCACGATGGTTGGCGCCTGCATTCTTCAAGTGCTGGCGACAGGCCTGCAACTGCTCGGTGCCGAGGACAACGTCAAACCGATCGTCATCGGCACGGTGATCGTGCTCGCCGTGGTGCTCGACACCTACCGCAACCGCCTGCTTCGTAATCTTGAAGCGCGCTGACTGGTGGCCTGCTCCCGTCTGAAATGGGAGCAGGTTTACGCCCTGGCCGTCAACTCGCGACGTCGTCATTGGCTCAGCCAGTCATAATCGCCTGTCTCATGGACCCCACCAAGGGAGGCGGAACGATATTGAAGGCCTCGGCAAAGTAGGACGACAACATCGGCTTTCCTAAAAGGTAACCCTGACCTTCGTTGCACCCTTGGCGCAAAAGACTGTCGCGCTCCGGCTCCCTTTCGATGCCCTCGGCGATCGTCTCCAGATCAAAGGCTCTCGCCATATCCAAAATAGCCCGAACCACCGAGGCGTCTTTCTTGGAGGTGAGCATGCCATCGACAAAGGAACGGTCGATCTTGATGCGCGTAAGCGGATAGCGCTTCAGCAAGCTGAGCGACGCATAACCGGTTCCGAAATCGTCAAACGCAATTCCGACGCCATAGGCCCTGAGGTCTCGCAGCTTTTCCAGCACGACATCATCGTGATCCAGTACGATGTTTTCGGTGATTTCGAGCTCAAGGGAACCGGGAGGCAACCCATGCTTTTCAAGGGTGTCGATGACTTCCTTGGCAAAATCACTACTTCGGAACTGCGCGCCGAACAGGTTGACCCCCATGCGGAAGGCTTTCATGCCATTGCGCCGCCAAAGAGCCGCCTGAGCGCAGGCTTCGTCGAGAACCCATGACCCGACGGTCGCAGCCAGGGGACCGCGCTCAAGCGCCGGCAAAAAGGCGGCGGGTGCCAGAAGCCCGCGTATTGGATGCCGCCAGCGGATCAAGGCTTCCGCGCCGGTAAGCGCCCCGTCGCTCAAGCGAATTTGCGGCTGATAAACCAACAGGAATTCGCCTTCCTTGACTGCCCTGTGGATTTCCATGCCGTAGAGGCGCCGCGCCGCGGCCTCCATGCGAAGTGATGGTTCGAAAACAAGCGACCTGCCGCGCCGGTTCGTCTTCGCTCTGAACAGGGCAAGATCGGCGTTACCAAGCAGCTCCACAGGATTGTTCGTGTGAAGAGGGGCCAGCGCGACACCGCAACTTGCCGCGATGCGAATCTCCTGCCCATCAATGATGATCGGCTTGGCGATGGCGTCATTCACCTCGTTGGAAAATTCCAACGCCCGCTGCGGGTCGGTGACCTCATTCAGCAACAAGGCAAACTCGTCTCCACCGATCCTGGCCGCTGTTCCCGTATCTCCGACATAGGTCTCAAGCCGCTGAGCGACTTCCTGGAGAATGTGGTCGCCAACCGCGTGGCCCAAGGTATCGTTGACATCCTTGAAGCCATCGAGATCGATCATCACGACTGCGACGTCGAGGGGCCACGTCAGGGCCTCCTCCACCTGCCGGAAGAACCTGCCGCGATTGGCAAGGCCGGTGAGAATGTCGAAGTTGGCTAGCTTGTAAAGCTCCTTGGCATCGCCTTGATAGGCCGCGGCGTACCCAGGCGTACCCAACCGGACGGCATGTTCGGCAGATACCTCGATGCGACGCAACTCAAGCCTGTCGGAAGCCATATTTGCCAGCTCGCGAAGGCGGCTCTGATCCTCCGGAGAGAAATCCGCGTGTGGCTTGCTATCGATCACGCAGAGGGCGCCGAGCGCCAAGCCATTGGGAGAGAGAAGCGGAACGCCGGCATAGAACCGGAGCCCGGCCGAGCCTGTTACCAGCGGGTTATCGTGGAACCGCTCGTCGACGGCTGCATCCGGAATGACCATCACATCGTCCTGAGCGATGGCGTGCGCACAAAACGACGCGTCACGGCTCATGTCGACTTCGCCAATACCGGTACTCGCAGCGAAGAACACATGATCGCTGCCGATCATGTTCACGGCAGAGACAGGCATGCCGAACATGCGCGCCGCAATCCGAACCACGGAGTCCAGACTGGGTAGCGGCTGTTCATCGGCCAGCCCGTATTCTGATAGCGCCTTCAGTCTCTCCACTTCCGTCGGCAATATTGGAGGACACTTCATAGACCTCGCTCCCGAGCGCATTGATCAGAAAGCACCACGCCTGCGCGACTCTATGGTCGTACCTATTTATATCGCGTGCATCCGCTTAAGGCTTTCAACGGCTGGTCCGTATGCTGATGAAACATCGCCCATCTCTCAAGTAGCGCAATGGTCCTATTGTCGGATCTCTTGATCGACGAATGGTCCATCGATCGTCGGCGCCTCTGCTCGCGAAAGCCCGTCTCATTGCCAACAGGCTGGTGAGCGGCGCGAAAGCGGATCCGGCTCGCATGCGAGGGCACATTTCAGACGCACCATCAAAGCCGTGTCGCCGCAGAGCCAAACTTCAAAACAACCTCAGCCCTCTCCGAGCCAGTCGCGCATGCGCAGCTTGCGGGGGGACAGGCCGTATTGTCGCAGGATCAACCTGGAGAAATGGTTCGGCGTCTTGAAGCCGTTGCGATAGGCGACCTGGCTGATCGGCATGCCGGTGTGCCTCAGCATGAAGGCGCCGCGCCGCACCCGGAGATTCCACAAATAGTCGAGCGCATTGACGCCATAGGCGGCGCGAAACAGCCGGTTGATGTGCTGTGGCGTCAAGGCAAAGGCTTCGCTGAGTTCGCGCATGCCGAGAGCCTGCTCGAGATTGTCTTCGAGATAGCGGCCGATCACGGTGACACGACTCTCGCCTTTCGGCGCACGATCACCGGCCGCGCGGCGACCAACAATCTCCTGCGCCAATGTCTCAGCGAGACTTGCGACAAAATCAAGCATGCCGTCGCTGACGCGGAGTGGCAGCTCGGCACCGAGCCGAAACAGCGTCGAAGCCGCCTCTGACACCGCTATCACGCCATTGTGGACGCTCAGGCGCTG is part of the Pleomorphomonas sp. PLEO genome and encodes:
- a CDS encoding putative bifunctional diguanylate cyclase/phosphodiesterase, whose product is MRSGARSMKCPPILPTEVERLKALSEYGLADEQPLPSLDSVVRIAARMFGMPVSAVNMIGSDHVFFAASTGIGEVDMSRDASFCAHAIAQDDVMVIPDAAVDERFHDNPLVTGSAGLRFYAGVPLLSPNGLALGALCVIDSKPHADFSPEDQSRLRELANMASDRLELRRIEVSAEHAVRLGTPGYAAAYQGDAKELYKLANFDILTGLANRGRFFRQVEEALTWPLDVAVVMIDLDGFKDVNDTLGHAVGDHILQEVAQRLETYVGDTGTAARIGGDEFALLLNEVTDPQRALEFSNEVNDAIAKPIIIDGQEIRIAASCGVALAPLHTNNPVELLGNADLALFRAKTNRRGRSLVFEPSLRMEAAARRLYGMEIHRAVKEGEFLLVYQPQIRLSDGALTGAEALIRWRHPIRGLLAPAAFLPALERGPLAATVGSWVLDEACAQAALWRRNGMKAFRMGVNLFGAQFRSSDFAKEVIDTLEKHGLPPGSLELEITENIVLDHDDVVLEKLRDLRAYGVGIAFDDFGTGYASLSLLKRYPLTRIKIDRSFVDGMLTSKKDASVVRAILDMARAFDLETIAEGIEREPERDSLLRQGCNEGQGYLLGKPMLSSYFAEAFNIVPPPLVGSMRQAIMTG
- a CDS encoding helix-turn-helix domain-containing protein; the encoded protein is MKLFPDELRFVFGQSRYMDRERFGPLHGSQIEMVHLRTGQVEVIADGVSHDIVAPAIFFVAVGRQLEYRYGGDDICDVFWCQCLGPSIGEALVQRLSVHNGVIAVSEAASTLFRLGAELPLRVSDGMLDFVASLAETLAQEIVGRRAAGDRAPKGESRVTVIGRYLEDNLEQALGMRELSEAFALTPQHINRLFRAAYGVNALDYLWNLRVRRGAFMLRHTGMPISQVAYRNGFKTPNHFSRLILRQYGLSPRKLRMRDWLGEG